One Pullulanibacillus sp. KACC 23026 DNA segment encodes these proteins:
- a CDS encoding H-type small acid-soluble spore protein, producing MDAKRAQEIQSSQAMANVICDGQSVYIEHVDQENGLATVHPVDDPNQKKSVSVESLSEQ from the coding sequence TTGGATGCCAAACGTGCCCAAGAAATTCAATCTTCACAGGCAATGGCCAATGTCATTTGTGATGGTCAATCGGTTTACATTGAACATGTTGATCAAGAGAACGGGTTAGCCACTGTCCATCCTGTTGATGATCCGAATCAGAAAAAAAGTGTTTCGGTTGAAAGCCTAAGTGAGCAATAA